The Streptomyces sp. NBC_00286 nucleotide sequence GCATATGCGAGCGTCGATGCCGTGCCTCGGGCCGTGAGAGTGGGGCATATGTACGGGGCCTGCCGCGGCCCGCAGCTGACCGCGTTCAGGACGGCGGTCGCTCCTCGGCCCCGCAGGAGCTTCCGGCGTCCGCGAGCGAGCCGTACAGCAGGAAGTCGTCGACCTTCTCGTGCACGCACTTCGACGAACCGTATCCCGTGTGGCCCTCGCCCTTGTTGTCGAGCACCACGGCCGACGGGCCGAGCCGCTTCGCGGTCTCCACGGTCCAGCGGTACGGGGTCGCCGGGTCGCCGCGGGTGCCGACGAGGAGCATCTTCGGGGTGTCGACGTCGCGTACGTCCTCGCGGATGAAGTCGGTGCCCTTGGGGCGGCCGTAGCACATGAGCATCTGGGTGAGCCGGTAGCGGCCGAAGACCGGTGAGGCCTCCTCGTACTCGGCGCGCAGCCGGTCGAGGTTCCTGGTGATGCGGGCGGCGGTGGGGCGGTCGGGATCGTCCGCGCAGTTGATGGCTATGAGCGCGGACTGGAGGTTGTCCATGGGGATGTCCGCCTCGTCGACGAGCCCGCCGTTGCGGGCCGCCGCGATGCCGCCGCCGGTGAACCGCAGGAGCCCCCGCGGGTCGCCGTCCTCGATCAGCGATCTGAGCGCCTGCGAGAGCGCCGGCCACAACTCCTTGCTGTAGAGGGCCTGTCCGAGGGCGCCCGCGAGGTCCTGGCCGGAGAAGGGGGTGCCGAACTCCGTGGGCAGGGGGTTCTCGTCCAGCGAGCGGACCAGGTCGACCATGTGCTCCCTGGCCGTGCGCGGATCCTGGCCGAACGCGCAGCTGATGTCGTCGGTGCACCAGGTGAGGAAGTCGTCCAGCGCGGTCTGCAGTCCTTCGGTGTTGGCGAGGGCCTGCTCACTGAGCGGCTCGGTGAGGGTGTCCACGCCGTCGAGCGCCAAGCGGCCGGTCCGGTCCGGGAACTGGGCCGCGTAGACAGCGCCCAGCCGCGTCCCGTACGAGAATCCGAGATAGTTGAGCTTCTTGTCGCCGAGGGCATCGCGCATGATGTCCAGGTCCCGGGAGACGTTGACCGTGCCGATGTGCGGCAGCACGGGCCCGGAATGCTTCTCGCAGGCGTCGGCGGACTTCCTGAGCAGCTTCAGCGCGGCTTGCGGATTGTCGCTGTCCGGTTGGGGGCTCTCGGTGGGGCCGTCCGTTGGATCCGGTGGCGGGGCCATGCCGTCACCACAGCTGACCGGTGAGCTTCTGCCGACGCCGCGCGGGTCGAAGGTCACCACGTCGTAGCCGTTCGTCAGGCCCATGAAGTCGTCGCCGCCTGCGGTGAGTTCACTGACTCCCGAGGCGCCGGGGCCGCCGAAGTTCAGCAGTACGGAGCCCCTGGAATCGCCCGTCGCCCTGAAGCGGGCCATGGCTATGTCGAGCGTTTCGCCGTCCGGTTTCGCGTAGTCGAGCGGAACGGTCACCTTGCCGCACTGCAGATCCTCGGGCACTCCCATCCCGGCGTCCTCGCACTTGGCCCAGTCGATCTTCTGGTCGTAGAAGCGGGACAGCTCGGGCTGATCGGGCCGGTCGGCCGCGGTCACCGTCCGCACCCCGGCTCCCAGCAGAGCCTGTGGCGGCAACGCGGCTCCCAGTAGGACCAGCGTCACAGCGCCGGCGAAAGCGCAGCGGTGGTGCGTGAACAGCATGGGAAGCCTCCAGGGACGCCCCGGTCCAGGACCGGGGATTCCCCCTGGCTCACGATAAGGGCCCACCTGCGACCACGCCTCTGGGCGAGCGTGACGTACGCAGGGCGCTTATCCTCCGCATCGAAGCGCTCAGCGCGTCGGCGCCGAGGCCTCTGTGACCTCTGTGGGTGCTGTGGCCTTTGTGGCCTTCTCTTTGGTGTCTCTCGGTTCGCCGAAGGCCCATGCCATCCGTGGCTCGACGACGAAGCGGAAGACGGCGCGAACCGGACCCGAGCACAGGAACGTGATGAGAGCGACGGCGGCCACCGTGACCGCCAGCTCGCCGAGCGGGGAATGCAGCCACGGGCGGTCGTACCAGTCGAAGAAGCGGGACGACTTGATGACGAAGCCGTGCAGCAGGTAGCCGTACATCGTGCCCGCGCCCAGCGCCGTGAACCACATGTGCCGCCTGGGCACCCAGGCCAGGAAGCAGACGGTCAGCACCAGTGCCAGGGCGAGCAGCGCCGGCGTGGTGATCAGGCCCGCCCAGTGGGGCACACCCTGGCTGGCGACGCTGCTGCGGTGGTAGAACCACTTGGCGTCGAACCAGGGCGCCACCGCGTACGCCGCCCCGCACGCGGCCACGCCCACCGGCAGCGCCATCAGCCGTACGCGCCGCGTACGAATCCGCTCGAAGTGCTCGGCGCGGAGCGTGAGGCCGAGCACGAAGAAGGGCAGGAACTGCAGGGTCCGCTGGATCGAGATGTCCCCGCCGAGATCCGGTGAGACCGAGGCGAACACGGCGAGCCCCACCGCGATCGGCACCGGACGACGCAGCGCCAGCCATACGGGAGTGGTCAGCCGCCAGATGAACAGCGCGACCAGGAACCACATCACATACCAGGGATCCAGCAGGCTGAACGGATAGGTCCAGTCGTCCTGCGCCCAGCGGTAGAAGATCGTGTACGCGCACTCGAAGACCAGGTACGGCACGACGACACCCGTCAGCAACCTGCGCACCCGGCCCGGCGCCATGTCGAAACTCCGCGAGAAGTAGCCGGAGATCAGCGCGAACGCGGGCATGTGGAACGCGTAGACCATCAGGTACGCCGCTGTCGCGAACCTGCCGCTGTGCGTCAGCGGCTCCCAGGCGTGACCGCAGCACACCAGCACGATGGTGAGGTACTTCGCGTTGTCGAAGTACGGGTCCCGACGGGCCTGCGGAGGCTTGTCCGGCGTTCTGGTCGGCGGCTCCGACACCGCCACGGGTGCGGGGGCCGACAAGTCCTGCGCCACCATGTCTCCAAGCCTCGACTACGTGAAACTGATTCCTCCCGCCCGCCACTGTCACATACGGCGCGGTCGTGCGAGACGTTCACATCCGGCTCGGCAGGCACGGGTGGCTGAAACCGTGGGCCCTGGCCCGCCCGTTCGAAGCGGCCTCGGAAGTCGCACGTAATTCCGTTGCCCGGCCGGCCCCAGCGTGGTGTCGTGCCGGTATGGATCATGCGGAGGTACTGGCCTTGTTCGACCGTGACATGCGCGAAGGCGCGCGGCCCGACGGCCCGGGAGCCGTGGTGGAGCGCGCCGAATCAGTCGTACGGCAGGTCGGCGCCGAGCAGGGCTGGAACGGCATCCTCTGGTCTCGACTCGAAGCAGCCGACGTGGACGCGGCGATCACCGAGCAGGTGCGGTATTTCACAGGCCTCGGCCGCGGGTTCGAGTGGAAGCTGTACGGGCACGACCGGCCGGCGGACCTG carries:
- a CDS encoding alpha/beta hydrolase is translated as MLFTHHRCAFAGAVTLVLLGAALPPQALLGAGVRTVTAADRPDQPELSRFYDQKIDWAKCEDAGMGVPEDLQCGKVTVPLDYAKPDGETLDIAMARFRATGDSRGSVLLNFGGPGASGVSELTAGGDDFMGLTNGYDVVTFDPRGVGRSSPVSCGDGMAPPPDPTDGPTESPQPDSDNPQAALKLLRKSADACEKHSGPVLPHIGTVNVSRDLDIMRDALGDKKLNYLGFSYGTRLGAVYAAQFPDRTGRLALDGVDTLTEPLSEQALANTEGLQTALDDFLTWCTDDISCAFGQDPRTAREHMVDLVRSLDENPLPTEFGTPFSGQDLAGALGQALYSKELWPALSQALRSLIEDGDPRGLLRFTGGGIAAARNGGLVDEADIPMDNLQSALIAINCADDPDRPTAARITRNLDRLRAEYEEASPVFGRYRLTQMLMCYGRPKGTDFIREDVRDVDTPKMLLVGTRGDPATPYRWTVETAKRLGPSAVVLDNKGEGHTGYGSSKCVHEKVDDFLLYGSLADAGSSCGAEERPPS
- a CDS encoding acyltransferase family protein, with product MVAQDLSAPAPVAVSEPPTRTPDKPPQARRDPYFDNAKYLTIVLVCCGHAWEPLTHSGRFATAAYLMVYAFHMPAFALISGYFSRSFDMAPGRVRRLLTGVVVPYLVFECAYTIFYRWAQDDWTYPFSLLDPWYVMWFLVALFIWRLTTPVWLALRRPVPIAVGLAVFASVSPDLGGDISIQRTLQFLPFFVLGLTLRAEHFERIRTRRVRLMALPVGVAACGAAYAVAPWFDAKWFYHRSSVASQGVPHWAGLITTPALLALALVLTVCFLAWVPRRHMWFTALGAGTMYGYLLHGFVIKSSRFFDWYDRPWLHSPLGELAVTVAAVALITFLCSGPVRAVFRFVVEPRMAWAFGEPRDTKEKATKATAPTEVTEASAPTR